A genome region from Ligilactobacillus cholophilus includes the following:
- the frr gene encoding ribosome recycling factor yields MKITNPIIQDGQAQMLKAQDALSHELGGIRAGRANASILNRVMVEYYGAPTPLNQIAQISIPEARVLLITPYDKSSLDDIEHALLASDLGLNPVNDGTVIRLVIPQLTEERRKELAKEVKAIGEKAKGSVRHARRDIREGLKKSQKNGELSEDELHDLEDQAQQVTDEAIKKVDQIVADKEQEILEG; encoded by the coding sequence ATGAAAATTACAAATCCAATTATTCAAGACGGACAGGCACAAATGCTTAAAGCCCAAGATGCTTTAAGTCATGAATTAGGCGGAATTCGTGCTGGAAGAGCAAATGCAAGTATTTTAAACCGAGTAATGGTTGAATATTATGGTGCACCAACACCATTGAATCAAATTGCACAAATTTCTATTCCAGAAGCACGAGTATTACTAATTACACCATATGATAAATCTTCACTAGACGATATTGAACATGCATTATTAGCATCAGATTTAGGATTAAATCCAGTTAATGATGGAACTGTCATTCGTTTAGTTATTCCTCAATTAACAGAAGAACGTCGTAAAGAACTTGCAAAAGAAGTTAAAGCTATTGGTGAAAAAGCAAAGGGTTCTGTACGACATGCTAGACGTGATATTCGAGAAGGCTTAAAGAAATCACAAAAGAATGGTGAATTATCAGAAGACGAATTGCACGATTTAGAAGATCAAGCACAACAAGTTACTGATGAGGCAATTAAGAAAGTTGACCAAATTGTTGCAGATAAGGAACAAGAAATTTTAGAAGGTTAA
- a CDS encoding isoprenyl transferase, giving the protein MFDKLFNKFSNDTKEEIKLDENKMPQHIAIIMDGNGRWAQKRDLPRVAGHKRGMEVVKDITKTASGLGVKVLTLYAFSTENWKRPKKEVNFLMDLPVKFFDTFVPELIENNIKVNVMGYTEYLPEKTQKAVNDAIEQTKNNTGMILNFALNYGSRAEIITAVKKIALDVKNQKLAVDEIDEDVISKSLMTQSVAPYNDPELLIRTSGEERISNFLLWQLAYSELVFSDKFWPEYKPSDLIEDINKYQHRDRRFGGVKEGK; this is encoded by the coding sequence TTGTTCGATAAGTTATTTAATAAATTTTCTAATGATACAAAAGAGGAAATTAAATTAGATGAAAATAAAATGCCTCAACATATTGCTATTATAATGGATGGCAATGGTCGTTGGGCACAAAAAAGAGACTTACCACGTGTCGCAGGACATAAACGGGGAATGGAAGTTGTTAAAGATATTACAAAAACAGCAAGTGGTTTAGGAGTTAAAGTATTAACGCTTTATGCATTCTCAACTGAAAATTGGAAAAGACCTAAAAAAGAAGTTAATTTTTTGATGGATTTGCCAGTTAAATTTTTTGATACTTTTGTTCCTGAATTAATTGAAAATAATATTAAAGTTAATGTTATGGGATATACGGAATATCTACCAGAAAAAACGCAAAAAGCGGTAAATGATGCAATCGAACAGACTAAAAATAATACAGGAATGATTCTAAATTTTGCATTAAATTATGGTAGTCGTGCTGAGATTATAACAGCAGTGAAAAAAATTGCATTAGATGTAAAAAATCAAAAATTAGCAGTTGATGAAATAGATGAGGATGTTATTTCAAAATCATTAATGACACAAAGTGTTGCACCATATAATGATCCAGAATTGTTAATTAGGACAAGTGGTGAAGAAAGAATATCCAATTTTTTACTTTGGCAATTAGCTTATAGTGAATTAGTATTTTCAGATAAATTTTGGCCAGAATATAAACCAAGCGATTTAATTGAAGATATAAATAAGTATCAACATCGAGATCGGAGATTCGGTGGCGTAAAGGAAGGTAAATAA
- a CDS encoding phosphatidate cytidylyltransferase yields MKQRVTTAIIALLIFIPLLIIGGTPFNILVVAMGIVAMTEFVSMKKLFVVSPAAFISYFAIASLLVPRNWLNFLPAPANESYIDLFFVFLLCLLAFTVMSKNMFSFDDAGALILGAVYAGFGFHFMIQARTESLWMLLYALLIVWITDSGAYLIGRKIGKHKLAPKISPNKTWEGSIGGTLAAVIIVGIYVYMQQSVFKYNMPIMLVLTLIFSIGGQFGDLIESAFKRHYGVKDSGKILPGHGGILDRFDSLLFVLPLMHFAGLI; encoded by the coding sequence ATGAAACAAAGAGTAACAACAGCGATTATCGCATTATTAATATTTATTCCACTTTTAATTATTGGTGGAACTCCATTTAATATTTTAGTAGTTGCAATGGGAATTGTGGCAATGACAGAATTTGTATCTATGAAGAAATTATTTGTCGTTTCTCCTGCCGCATTTATTAGTTATTTTGCGATTGCGAGTTTATTAGTACCTAGAAACTGGCTTAATTTTTTGCCAGCTCCAGCTAATGAAAGTTATATAGATTTATTTTTTGTATTCTTACTTTGCTTGCTAGCTTTTACAGTAATGTCAAAAAATATGTTTTCATTTGATGATGCAGGTGCATTAATTTTAGGTGCTGTATATGCAGGATTTGGCTTCCATTTTATGATTCAAGCACGTACTGAAAGTTTATGGATGCTCTTATATGCATTATTAATTGTTTGGATTACAGATAGTGGAGCTTATCTAATTGGTCGGAAAATTGGAAAACATAAGCTTGCTCCAAAAATTAGCCCAAATAAAACATGGGAAGGTTCAATTGGTGGAACACTAGCAGCAGTAATAATTGTTGGTATTTATGTTTACATGCAACAATCTGTATTTAAATACAATATGCCAATTATGTTAGTTTTAACTTTAATCTTTTCAATTGGTGGACAATTTGGTGATTTAATTGAATCAGCATTTAAACGTCACTATGGAGTAAAAGATTCAGGTAAGATCTTACCTGGACATGGAGGAATTCTTGACCGATTTGACTCATTGTTATTTGTATTACCTTTGATGCACTTTGCAGGATTGATTTAG
- the rseP gene encoding RIP metalloprotease RseP yields MIVTIIAFIIVFGVLVFVHEFGHFYAAKKSGILVREFSIGMGPKIFAYHKNGTTYTWRLLPLGGYVRMAGLEDDEDTLQKGAPVSLVLNDDQIVTKINTSQKKILKNALPLIVTDWDLQKGLWIEGYENGDEEQVKRFKVDHDAMIIENDGTEIQIAPLDVQYQSVSVPKRLITNAAGPFNNFILAIIAFGLIAFIQGGVQVETNSNQIGTVQTSSVAAKAGLKADDRIVSVDGKKTDNWQELVNAISSRGGKETTLVVKNKNKTRQITLVPKVVKQNGEKIGQIGITEKIKTNHSIGAILSYGFVRTWQIIVAIFAALGQMFTHGFSLNDFGGPVAMYSMTSKAAHYGVLSVINLMAFLSINLGIMNLLPIPALDGGKIVLNVVEGIRKKPIDPNKEVVITMIGFALLMILMILVTWNDIRRYFF; encoded by the coding sequence ATGATTGTCACAATTATTGCATTTATAATTGTTTTTGGTGTTTTAGTTTTCGTACATGAATTTGGACATTTTTATGCTGCTAAGAAATCAGGTATTTTAGTACGTGAATTTTCAATTGGAATGGGACCAAAAATATTTGCATATCATAAAAATGGAACAACGTACACTTGGCGGCTTCTTCCATTAGGAGGATATGTAAGAATGGCTGGCCTTGAAGATGATGAAGATACATTGCAAAAAGGTGCACCTGTATCATTAGTTTTAAATGATGATCAGATTGTAACTAAAATCAATACAAGCCAAAAGAAAATACTTAAAAACGCATTGCCATTAATTGTTACAGATTGGGACCTACAAAAAGGTTTATGGATTGAAGGTTATGAAAATGGCGATGAAGAACAAGTAAAACGTTTTAAAGTCGATCATGATGCAATGATCATCGAAAATGATGGAACAGAAATTCAAATTGCTCCTCTTGATGTCCAGTATCAATCTGTCAGCGTTCCTAAAAGATTAATTACAAACGCTGCAGGTCCATTTAATAATTTCATTCTTGCAATTATTGCATTTGGATTAATTGCTTTTATTCAAGGTGGAGTTCAAGTTGAAACTAATTCAAATCAAATTGGAACTGTTCAAACATCTTCAGTTGCTGCAAAAGCTGGATTGAAAGCTGATGATCGAATTGTTTCAGTAGATGGAAAGAAAACTGATAATTGGCAAGAATTAGTAAATGCAATTAGCAGTCGCGGCGGTAAAGAAACTACTCTTGTTGTGAAGAATAAAAATAAAACACGACAAATCACGTTAGTGCCAAAGGTTGTAAAACAAAATGGAGAAAAAATTGGACAAATAGGAATTACTGAAAAGATTAAGACTAACCATTCTATTGGTGCAATTTTATCATACGGATTTGTACGGACTTGGCAAATTATAGTAGCAATTTTTGCAGCATTAGGTCAAATGTTTACACATGGATTTAGTTTAAATGACTTTGGTGGACCAGTTGCAATGTACTCAATGACTTCAAAAGCTGCTCACTATGGAGTATTGAGTGTAATTAATTTAATGGCATTCTTATCTATAAACCTAGGTATTATGAACTTATTGCCTATTCCAGCATTAGACGGTGGAAAAATTGTTTTGAATGTTGTTGAAGGTATTAGGAAAAAACCAATTGATCCTAATAAAGAAGTTGTGATTACAATGATTGGATTTGCCTTGTTAATGATTTTAATGATTTTAGTAACATGGAATGATATTCGGCGTTACTTCTTCTAA
- a CDS encoding proline--tRNA ligase: MKQSKMLIPTLKEVPSDAEAVSHQLMLRAGYIKQVTAGMYAYLPLANRVLQKIETIIREEMDNIGAVEMLVPAVIPAELWKESERYDTYGQTLFKLKDRHDRDFILGPTHEETFTTIVRDSVKSYKKLPLTLYQIQTKYRDENRPRFGLLRGREFIMKDAYSFHADTESLDKVFNDMGNAYRNIFNRVGLTFREIIADSGTMGGKDSHEFMAITPIGEDTVVYSDNSGYAANIEKAKNLRTVKKSHETPKELEKIQTPDIKTIDEVAEFLGNNTEDEIKTLLFIADENPVVILMRGNDEVNEVKLKNFLDVNELRPATEDEAQKYLGANFGSLGPIGVPEDINVYADLDVESMVNATVGANEDGYHFKNANIDRDFNVDEFVDLRTVQEGDLSPDGEGKLKFTRGIEIGHIFKLGTRYSEKLGATVLDNNGRQIPMIMGCYGIGVSRLLSAIIEQNHDENGMIWPRNISPFDIHLIPVNVKNATQVELADAIEKSLQDAGFQVLVDDRKERAGVKFADSDLIGLPVRITVGKKAEEGIVEIKLRQTGETIEVKVDELIASLKILLKNVN; encoded by the coding sequence ATGAAACAATCAAAAATGTTGATTCCAACATTAAAGGAAGTTCCAAGTGATGCAGAGGCAGTTAGTCACCAGTTAATGTTAAGAGCTGGTTATATTAAGCAAGTTACTGCTGGAATGTATGCCTACCTTCCTCTTGCAAATCGAGTTTTACAAAAAATTGAAACTATTATCCGCGAAGAAATGGATAATATTGGTGCAGTAGAAATGCTTGTTCCTGCTGTAATTCCTGCAGAATTATGGAAAGAATCAGAACGCTATGATACATATGGACAAACACTTTTCAAGTTAAAAGATCGTCATGATCGGGACTTTATTTTAGGACCAACACATGAAGAAACATTTACAACTATCGTGCGAGATTCTGTAAAATCATATAAAAAATTACCACTAACGTTGTATCAAATCCAAACTAAATATCGTGATGAAAATCGTCCAAGATTTGGACTTTTGCGTGGACGTGAATTTATTATGAAAGATGCTTATTCTTTCCACGCTGATACAGAGAGTTTAGATAAAGTATTTAATGATATGGGAAATGCATATCGAAATATTTTTAATCGTGTAGGATTAACTTTCCGCGAAATAATTGCTGACTCTGGTACAATGGGTGGCAAGGATTCACATGAATTTATGGCGATTACTCCAATTGGAGAAGATACTGTTGTATATTCAGATAATAGTGGGTATGCCGCAAATATTGAAAAAGCAAAAAATTTAAGAACAGTAAAAAAATCGCATGAAACGCCAAAAGAATTAGAAAAGATTCAAACTCCAGATATTAAGACAATTGATGAAGTCGCTGAATTTTTAGGGAATAATACTGAGGATGAAATTAAAACATTATTATTTATTGCAGATGAAAATCCAGTCGTGATTTTGATGCGTGGTAATGATGAAGTAAATGAAGTGAAGTTAAAGAACTTTTTAGATGTAAATGAATTACGTCCTGCTACAGAAGATGAAGCACAAAAATATTTGGGTGCTAATTTTGGGTCACTAGGACCAATTGGAGTTCCTGAAGATATTAATGTATATGCTGATTTAGATGTGGAAAGTATGGTAAATGCAACTGTAGGTGCAAACGAGGATGGATATCATTTCAAAAACGCTAACATAGATCGAGACTTTAATGTTGATGAATTTGTTGATTTACGGACAGTTCAGGAAGGCGATTTATCACCAGATGGTGAAGGTAAATTGAAATTTACTCGTGGAATTGAAATCGGTCATATCTTTAAACTTGGTACACGTTATTCAGAAAAATTAGGTGCAACAGTTTTAGATAATAATGGTCGTCAAATTCCTATGATTATGGGATGTTATGGTATTGGTGTATCTCGTTTGTTATCAGCAATAATTGAACAAAACCATGATGAAAATGGAATGATTTGGCCACGTAATATTTCGCCATTTGACATTCATTTAATTCCTGTAAATGTTAAGAATGCAACACAAGTTGAATTAGCTGATGCAATTGAAAAGTCCTTGCAAGATGCAGGTTTCCAAGTATTAGTTGATGATCGTAAAGAACGTGCAGGCGTTAAATTTGCTGATTCAGATTTAATTGGATTACCAGTACGTATTACAGTTGGTAAGAAAGCTGAAGAAGGAATTGTTGAAATTAAATTACGCCAAACAGGTGAAACCATCGAAGTTAAAGTTGATGAATTGATTGCTTCACTAAAAATTTTATTGAAAAATGTAAATTAA
- a CDS encoding PolC-type DNA polymerase III, whose product MSLSKQELFNKLLEQIDWQPNENDKEFLKDAAIDNVKVHIDSKRWDFCLQVDNILPFNLYVDLVNHISVAFKEIAETHLLIKTQNPEVTNKNLAEYWQWAVSHSEVHSPMISEVFRGKVPSIQDGRPVIVAENEIVKNFLTSQALGPIEDEYSKVGFPKLTFSTLIDDSKSQAKINEFKEKKAKSDAELAQRAMKAIKKQSEKRKSKQKENVNLDGPIVLGKKISDDVPVRQMSEINEEERSVVVQGYIFDREIRQLRSERKLLILKVTDYSSSFVIKKFSRDENDEAIFEALKVGKWIKVRGSVQEDSFMRDLTINAYDIMEVKHEKRKDTMPDGEKRVELHLHTNMSQMDATNSISDYVSQAAKWGHKAIAVTDHGGLQAFPEAHTAGQKNNVKILYGVEADIVNDGMPIAYNEAHVNLKDSTYVIFDTETTGLSARYDKVIELAAVKMKNGTVIDRFEQFIDPGHPLSQTTINLTSITDDMVKGSKSEEEVFKMFQEFCKGCIIVGHNATFDVDFMNTGYERHHLPLIKEPWIDTLPLARFLYPEMKGFRLNTLAKKLDVNLEHHHRAIYDAEATGYIYYAMLKDAEENYDIKYHDDFNKYVGENDAYKHEHPFHATILAKTQEGLKNLFKLMSDGMTKYFYRVARIPRSVLNKYREGLLIGSACANSEVFTAMMQKGYGVAKEKAKYYDYLEVQPKPLYEPLIEQELVKDEANLEEIISNMIDLAHELQIPIVATGDVHYMNKEDAIYRKILIHSQGGANSLNRLHKLPDAHFRTTDEMLDDFSFLDEKTAKEIVIDNPTKLADEIDDISPVKDKLYTPNMPGANEQIRELALNKAHDWYGDPLPELVQARLDKELKSIIGNGFAVIYLIAQKLVFKSNKDGYLVGSRGSVGSSFVATMTGITEVNPLPPHYRCPKCKYSEFYTKGEYGSGYDLPDKKCPECGTELIKDGQEIPFETFLGFKGNKVPDIDLNFSGDYQPIGHNYTKVLFGENNVFRAGTIGTVADKTAYGYVKAYERDTEQTLRSAEVDRLAKGATGVKRTTGQHPAGILVVPDNMEIYDFSPIQYPADDLSAPWRTTHFDFHSIHDNILKLDILGHDDPTMIRMLQDLSGIEPKSIPTDDPGVMALFSGTEILGVTPEQIQSKTGTLGIPEFGTRFVRGMLEKTHPSTFAELLKISGLSHGTDVWLGNAEELIENGTAKMSEIIGCRDDIMMDLIHFGVDSETSFQIMEHVRKGRGIPDDWQKEMKEADVPEWYIGSCLKIKYMFPKAHAAAYVLMALRIAYFKVYFPIIYYAAYFSVRADDFDLVAMAHGKESVKAAMKEINDKGMEASTKEKNLLTVLEIANEMLERGFKFKMVDINKSDSSDWLIMDDGKTLLAPFSAIPGLGLNVAKQIIAAREEKPFLSKEDLAKRGKVSQSIIEFMNEQHVLDDLPDENQLSLFDSMF is encoded by the coding sequence TTGTCTTTAAGTAAACAAGAATTATTTAATAAATTGTTAGAACAAATAGATTGGCAGCCTAATGAAAATGATAAAGAGTTTTTAAAAGATGCCGCTATTGATAATGTTAAAGTTCATATAGATTCAAAGCGTTGGGATTTTTGTTTGCAAGTAGATAATATTTTGCCATTTAATTTATATGTTGATTTGGTTAATCACATTTCTGTTGCGTTTAAAGAAATTGCTGAAACTCATTTATTGATTAAAACGCAGAATCCTGAAGTAACAAATAAAAATTTGGCAGAATATTGGCAATGGGCAGTATCACATAGTGAAGTTCATTCTCCGATGATTAGTGAAGTTTTTCGTGGGAAGGTACCATCTATACAAGATGGTAGGCCTGTAATTGTTGCAGAAAATGAAATCGTTAAGAACTTTTTGACAAGTCAAGCTTTAGGTCCAATTGAAGATGAATATAGTAAAGTTGGTTTTCCTAAGTTAACTTTCTCTACTTTAATTGATGATTCTAAATCTCAAGCCAAAATAAATGAGTTTAAAGAAAAGAAAGCTAAATCTGATGCTGAATTAGCACAGAGAGCAATGAAAGCAATTAAGAAACAATCTGAAAAGAGAAAGAGCAAGCAAAAAGAAAATGTTAATTTAGATGGACCAATTGTTTTAGGTAAAAAAATAAGTGATGATGTTCCAGTTCGGCAAATGTCTGAAATAAATGAAGAAGAGCGTTCAGTTGTTGTTCAAGGATATATATTTGATCGTGAAATAAGACAACTTCGTTCTGAACGTAAATTGCTAATTTTAAAAGTTACGGATTATAGTTCATCTTTTGTAATTAAAAAGTTTTCGAGAGATGAGAATGATGAAGCAATTTTTGAAGCTTTAAAAGTAGGAAAATGGATAAAAGTTCGTGGAAGTGTGCAAGAAGATAGCTTTATGAGAGATTTAACTATTAATGCATATGACATTATGGAAGTTAAACATGAGAAACGTAAAGATACGATGCCCGATGGGGAAAAAAGAGTTGAATTACATTTACATACTAATATGAGTCAAATGGATGCAACTAATAGTATTTCTGATTATGTTTCTCAAGCAGCTAAATGGGGACATAAAGCAATTGCGGTGACTGATCATGGAGGATTGCAAGCTTTCCCTGAAGCTCATACGGCTGGTCAGAAGAATAACGTTAAAATTTTGTATGGTGTAGAAGCTGATATTGTGAATGATGGTATGCCAATTGCATATAATGAAGCACATGTAAACTTGAAAGATAGCACATATGTTATTTTTGATACGGAAACAACAGGGCTTTCTGCACGGTATGATAAAGTAATTGAATTAGCGGCAGTTAAAATGAAAAATGGTACAGTTATTGATCGTTTTGAACAATTCATTGATCCTGGTCATCCGCTTTCACAAACTACAATCAATTTAACAAGTATTACTGATGACATGGTGAAGGGTTCTAAATCTGAAGAAGAAGTCTTTAAAATGTTCCAGGAATTTTGTAAAGGATGCATAATTGTTGGTCATAACGCAACTTTTGACGTTGATTTTATGAATACTGGATATGAACGTCATCATTTGCCTTTGATTAAAGAACCATGGATTGATACATTACCATTAGCACGCTTTTTGTATCCTGAGATGAAGGGGTTCAGACTAAATACATTGGCTAAAAAATTAGATGTAAATCTAGAACATCATCACCGTGCTATATATGATGCTGAAGCAACAGGTTACATTTACTATGCAATGTTAAAAGATGCAGAAGAAAATTATGATATAAAATATCATGACGATTTCAATAAATATGTAGGTGAAAATGATGCATATAAACATGAACATCCTTTCCATGCAACTATTTTAGCCAAAACACAAGAAGGACTTAAAAATTTATTTAAATTGATGTCTGATGGAATGACGAAGTACTTTTATCGTGTAGCACGAATTCCAAGGTCAGTTTTAAATAAGTATCGTGAAGGATTATTGATTGGTTCAGCATGTGCTAATAGTGAAGTATTTACTGCAATGATGCAGAAGGGATATGGCGTAGCAAAAGAAAAAGCTAAATATTATGATTATTTGGAAGTTCAGCCAAAACCATTGTATGAACCACTAATTGAACAAGAATTAGTAAAAGATGAAGCAAATCTAGAAGAAATTATCTCCAATATGATAGATTTAGCTCATGAATTGCAAATTCCGATTGTTGCTACTGGTGATGTTCATTATATGAATAAAGAAGATGCAATATATCGTAAGATTTTGATTCATTCTCAAGGTGGAGCTAACTCTTTAAATAGATTGCATAAACTTCCAGATGCTCATTTTAGAACGACAGATGAAATGTTAGATGATTTTTCATTTTTAGATGAAAAAACTGCTAAAGAAATTGTTATAGATAACCCAACTAAGCTAGCAGATGAAATAGATGATATATCTCCTGTTAAAGACAAGTTATATACACCAAATATGCCTGGGGCAAATGAGCAAATTAGAGAGTTAGCGCTAAATAAGGCTCATGATTGGTATGGTGATCCGCTACCAGAATTAGTACAAGCAAGATTAGATAAAGAACTAAAATCTATTATTGGAAATGGTTTTGCGGTTATTTATTTAATTGCACAAAAATTGGTATTTAAATCAAATAAGGACGGATATTTAGTAGGTTCTCGTGGATCAGTTGGTTCAAGTTTTGTTGCTACAATGACTGGAATTACTGAAGTAAATCCATTACCACCACATTATCGTTGTCCTAAATGTAAATACTCAGAATTCTACACTAAAGGTGAGTATGGATCTGGTTATGATTTACCTGATAAAAAATGTCCAGAATGTGGAACAGAATTGATTAAAGATGGACAAGAAATTCCATTTGAAACATTCCTTGGTTTTAAGGGAAATAAGGTTCCTGATATTGATTTAAACTTTTCAGGTGACTACCAACCAATTGGGCATAATTATACTAAGGTACTATTTGGTGAGAATAATGTTTTTCGGGCTGGAACTATTGGTACTGTTGCTGATAAAACTGCGTATGGTTATGTAAAAGCATATGAAAGAGATACAGAACAAACTTTAAGAAGTGCAGAAGTTGATCGTCTTGCAAAGGGAGCAACTGGTGTAAAACGTACTACTGGTCAACACCCTGCTGGAATTTTAGTAGTTCCAGATAATATGGAAATTTATGATTTTTCACCAATTCAATATCCTGCTGATGATTTGAGTGCACCATGGAGAACTACACACTTTGATTTCCACTCAATTCATGATAATATTCTTAAGCTTGATATTTTAGGGCATGATGATCCTACAATGATTCGTATGTTGCAAGATTTATCTGGAATTGAGCCAAAATCAATTCCTACAGATGATCCTGGGGTTATGGCATTGTTTTCAGGAACGGAAATTCTTGGTGTAACTCCAGAGCAAATTCAGTCTAAAACTGGGACACTGGGAATCCCTGAATTTGGAACTAGATTTGTTCGTGGAATGCTTGAAAAAACGCATCCATCTACATTTGCCGAATTATTAAAAATTTCAGGATTATCTCATGGTACTGATGTTTGGTTAGGAAATGCAGAAGAATTAATTGAAAATGGAACAGCTAAAATGAGTGAAATTATTGGATGTCGTGATGATATTATGATGGATTTAATTCACTTTGGCGTAGATTCTGAAACTTCTTTCCAAATTATGGAACACGTACGTAAAGGTCGAGGAATTCCTGACGATTGGCAAAAAGAAATGAAAGAAGCAGATGTTCCAGAGTGGTATATTGGATCATGTTTGAAGATTAAATATATGTTCCCTAAGGCACACGCTGCTGCTTATGTTTTAATGGCTTTACGTATTGCTTACTTTAAGGTTTATTTCCCAATTATTTACTATGCAGCTTATTTTTCAGTTCGTGCAGATGATTTTGACTTAGTTGCGATGGCACATGGAAAGGAATCTGTAAAAGCAGCAATGAAGGAAATAAATGATAAAGGAATGGAAGCTTCAACTAAAGAAAAGAACTTATTAACTGTTCTAGAAATAGCTAATGAAATGCTTGAACGTGGATTTAAATTTAAAATGGTAGATATTAATAAATCTGATTCTTCAGACTGGTTAATTATGGATGATGGAAAAACATTACTAGCTCCATTTTCTGCAATCCCAGGTTTAGGACTAAATGTTGCTAAACAAATAATTGCAGCACGTGAAGAAAAACCATTTCTTTCAAAAGAAGATTTAGCTAAACGAGGTAAAGTTTCTCAATCAATTATTGAATTTATGAATGAACAACATGTTTTAGATGATTTACCAGATGAAAATCAATTAAGTTTATTTGATAGCATGTTTTAA
- the rimP gene encoding ribosome maturation factor RimP, with translation MSSVVETVTDLVTPILDNYHFELVDIEFVKEGKNWYLRVFIDKPNGITIDECALVSDQLSEKLDNCDPDPIPQAYYLEVSSPGAERPLKKEKDYERAIGKYIHVSLYQQIDKSKIYEGTMTELTKDSLTLEYRDKTRIKTITIPREKIAKARLAIEF, from the coding sequence GTGAGCAGTGTAGTAGAAACAGTGACTGATTTAGTTACACCAATTTTAGATAACTATCATTTTGAATTGGTAGATATTGAATTTGTTAAAGAAGGTAAAAATTGGTATTTGCGCGTGTTCATTGACAAACCAAATGGCATTACAATAGATGAGTGTGCATTGGTAAGTGATCAATTAAGTGAAAAACTTGATAATTGTGATCCAGATCCAATTCCCCAAGCATACTATCTAGAAGTTTCTTCCCCTGGTGCTGAACGCCCATTGAAAAAAGAAAAAGATTATGAGCGTGCCATTGGGAAGTATATTCATGTTTCTTTATATCAACAAATTGATAAAAGTAAGATTTATGAAGGAACAATGACAGAACTAACTAAAGATAGTTTAACTTTGGAATATCGAGATAAAACAAGAATTAAAACAATTACGATCCCTCGTGAAAAAATTGCGAAGGCTCGTTTAGCAATTGAATTTTAA